A window from Spirochaetota bacterium encodes these proteins:
- a CDS encoding iron-containing alcohol dehydrogenase produces MQSPNFYEFLGRPKMISGKRALEQIPVEMEGYGAGRPLVLIQGGPGSRGPADAITRALYDSSLVIGALYDGAIAGSTSGIANELAGLFRARKCDSIIAIGGGALVDVAKCVNMEVTEKKPARTLAGEGRIARELKPMVLVPVALVSGNEAANRAFIDGLACISDFLSPDVVVIDHRMTSTAETGPTLYSGLIALAHALEAAISVSANPMIDAYAYASLRLLCEHLPVAVKKPSDKKSSVAVANAAALGAIAFSNAPAGMAHHLAEALAGGTGINPGICMGLLVQALLKARLAEKKGIREELCLALAGPEMFSAAPVSGRAKAALGAIDGMFADLGGMMPGSLKELGVTQERLDEAVREAVKASPSKLSEKECRAVIGRAWNGK; encoded by the coding sequence ATGCAATCACCAAATTTTTATGAGTTTTTAGGCCGGCCCAAGATGATATCGGGGAAAAGGGCTCTGGAACAGATTCCCGTGGAGATGGAGGGCTATGGCGCCGGGCGGCCCCTTGTGCTCATTCAGGGCGGACCCGGTTCCCGGGGGCCGGCGGACGCGATTACCAGGGCGTTGTACGATTCGAGCCTGGTGATAGGGGCACTGTATGACGGCGCAATCGCCGGATCAACATCCGGTATCGCGAATGAACTCGCCGGCCTGTTCAGGGCGCGAAAATGCGATTCAATCATCGCCATAGGCGGCGGGGCGCTCGTGGACGTCGCGAAGTGCGTGAATATGGAAGTGACTGAAAAAAAACCCGCCCGTACGCTGGCAGGCGAAGGCCGGATCGCCCGGGAGCTGAAGCCAATGGTGCTGGTCCCGGTGGCGCTGGTTTCAGGCAACGAGGCGGCGAACAGGGCGTTTATCGACGGCCTGGCCTGTATCTCGGATTTCCTTTCTCCCGATGTGGTGGTGATCGATCACCGTATGACCTCGACCGCCGAAACAGGGCCCACGCTGTATTCCGGGCTCATTGCGCTCGCCCACGCACTTGAGGCGGCAATATCGGTATCGGCGAATCCAATGATCGACGCGTATGCGTATGCGTCGCTGCGCCTGCTCTGCGAACACCTGCCGGTGGCGGTTAAAAAGCCATCGGACAAAAAGAGCTCGGTCGCCGTGGCCAATGCCGCAGCACTCGGAGCGATCGCCTTCTCGAACGCGCCGGCGGGAATGGCGCACCACCTCGCCGAAGCGCTTGCCGGCGGCACGGGCATCAACCCGGGTATATGCATGGGGCTTCTTGTCCAAGCCCTCCTGAAAGCGCGTCTGGCGGAGAAAAAGGGCATACGCGAGGAGTTGTGCCTGGCCCTTGCCGGCCCCGAGATGTTCTCGGCCGCCCCCGTATCCGGCCGCGCGAAGGCAGCCCTCGGTGCGATCGACGGGATGTTCGCCGATCTCGGAGGCATGATGCCGGGAAGTCTTAAAGAGCTCGGAGTGACACAGGAGCGGCTGGACGAGGCGGTGCGCGAGGCGGTCAAGGCGAGCCCGTCGAAACTTTCGGAAAAAGAGTGCAGGGCTGTAATCGGCCGGGCATGGAACGGTAAGTGA
- a CDS encoding NAD-dependent epimerase — protein sequence MKVLVTGSAGFIGSFTAARLMEEGHEVVGIDNLNDYYDVGLKNGRNELLRNRFPSYVFEKISIADYGSLAALFRVHGFEYVVNLAAQAGVRYSLSNPLSYGESNLSGFLSILECCRNHDIRHLVYASSSSVYGLNARVPFSVHHNVDHPVSLYAATKKSNELLAHSYSHLYGIPTTGLRFFTVYGPWGRPDMAYFLFTKAILEGRPIDVFNNGDMERDFTYIDDIVECVCRMVWKVPSGDPLWSAENPDPGTSSAPYRIYNIGNNSPVRLMHFIKVIEGALGKKAKINFLPMQPGDVKTTFAEIGDLVRDADYAPATTVERGIAEFVRWYRGYYCKDV from the coding sequence ATGAAAGTGCTGGTTACCGGCTCGGCCGGTTTCATAGGGTCGTTCACAGCGGCCAGGCTGATGGAAGAGGGGCACGAGGTGGTCGGTATCGACAACCTCAACGATTATTATGATGTCGGATTGAAGAACGGCAGGAATGAGCTTTTGAGGAACCGTTTCCCGTCGTATGTGTTTGAAAAGATATCGATCGCCGATTACGGGTCGCTCGCGGCGCTGTTTAGGGTGCATGGTTTCGAATACGTGGTGAATCTCGCCGCGCAAGCGGGAGTGCGGTACAGCCTCAGCAATCCTCTCTCCTACGGAGAAAGCAACCTCTCGGGGTTCCTGAGCATTCTTGAATGCTGCCGCAACCACGATATCCGGCACCTGGTGTACGCCTCTTCAAGTTCGGTGTACGGCCTTAACGCCCGCGTGCCCTTTTCGGTGCACCATAACGTGGACCACCCGGTTTCGCTCTACGCCGCGACGAAAAAGTCCAACGAGCTTCTGGCCCATAGTTATTCCCACCTGTACGGCATCCCTACGACGGGGCTCCGCTTCTTTACGGTATACGGACCATGGGGACGCCCGGATATGGCGTATTTTCTGTTTACCAAAGCGATACTGGAAGGGCGGCCCATAGACGTGTTCAATAACGGCGACATGGAGCGCGATTTTACCTATATCGACGATATCGTCGAATGCGTGTGCAGAATGGTATGGAAGGTACCGTCGGGCGATCCGCTCTGGAGCGCCGAAAATCCGGATCCAGGAACGAGCAGCGCGCCGTACCGGATTTACAATATCGGAAATAATAGTCCGGTCAGGCTGATGCACTTCATAAAAGTCATCGAGGGCGCCCTTGGTAAAAAAGCGAAAATCAATTTTCTACCCATGCAGCCCGGCGACGTCAAAACGACCTTCGCGGAAATCGGAGATCTTGTAAGGGATGCGGATTACGCCCCGGCGACGACGGTGGAGCGTGGAATAGCCGAGTTCGTGCGCTGGTATCGTGGGTATTATTGTAAAGATGTATGA
- a CDS encoding ATP-binding protein, with protein sequence MHPVQFYHIKGKDFHNAGRTSTTIKRFLREKEYPSQVIQRIAIIAYEAEINIACYTDYGYFFLYFLGDRVRIVVKDRGQGIADIDQAMQEGFSTASDEIRKLGFGAGMGLANIKKNADIMHIKSMPGVGTVLKIDVIVNSEGRSDDMGTTLREIMDRANLENLTEGLDLDKAVTGGYAGDLLSDVNANSSAGNVWVTVLSHPNVTAVAGLKDLAGIVIAGGIRPGADFVEKAYAEKIPIMFTEMSAFDVVAMLSTMGVSGNS encoded by the coding sequence ATGCATCCGGTCCAGTTCTATCACATCAAGGGCAAAGACTTCCACAACGCCGGTCGGACATCGACCACGATCAAGCGCTTTCTAAGGGAAAAAGAATATCCGTCCCAGGTGATCCAGCGGATCGCCATCATTGCCTACGAGGCGGAGATAAACATCGCCTGTTACACCGATTACGGTTACTTTTTCCTGTATTTCCTCGGGGACAGGGTCCGTATCGTCGTCAAGGACAGGGGCCAGGGGATTGCCGATATCGACCAGGCTATGCAGGAAGGCTTTTCGACCGCCTCGGATGAAATTCGAAAACTGGGTTTCGGGGCGGGGATGGGACTGGCCAATATAAAAAAAAACGCGGACATTATGCACATAAAATCGATGCCGGGCGTCGGCACGGTCCTCAAGATAGACGTAATAGTAAATTCCGAAGGCAGGAGCGACGATATGGGCACAACCCTCCGGGAAATAATGGACAGGGCGAATCTTGAAAATCTCACCGAAGGCCTCGACCTCGACAAGGCGGTCACGGGCGGATACGCGGGGGACCTTCTGAGCGACGTCAACGCGAACTCCAGCGCCGGTAACGTGTGGGTGACGGTCCTGTCCCATCCGAACGTTACGGCGGTCGCCGGGCTCAAGGACCTCGCCGGGATCGTAATCGCCGGGGGAATCCGCCCGGGCGCGGACTTTGTCGAGAAGGCCTACGCGGAAAAAATTCCGATCATGTTCACCGAGATGAGCGCCTTCGACGTGGTGGCCATGCTCTCGACGATGGGAGTAAGCGGCAATTCCTGA
- a CDS encoding UDP-glucose/GDP-mannose dehydrogenase family protein, with protein MKVTVVGSGYVGLVTGACFAEMGNDVYCVDIDEKKIENLKKGILPIYEPGLEEIVRRNYSGGRLQFTTDIKEGLDDSLFMFIAVGTPPDEDGSADLQHVLAVARDIGRKMEKYVIIVNKSTVPVGTADRVREAVRDELTKRGRAELEFDVVSNPEFLKEGAAIDDFMRPDRIIVGTDNVRTGELIKELYAPFVRNGHPVFIMGVRSAELTKYAANAMLATRISFMNELSRLCEISGADIESIRQGIGSDTRIGMSFLYAGLGYGGSCFPKDVKALIRTSKEFGLDARVLMAVEEINREQRLLFADKIRQYFNGDIKGKTFAVWGLSFKPQTDDMREAPAIDIIGELRKSGAKFRAHDPVAMELAKSIIGEKGVEYMTNYYDALEGADALLLLTEWNQFRRPDYVRMKSLLKQPLIFDGRNQYDPAKMKELGFTYYCIGRP; from the coding sequence GTGAAGGTTACCGTTGTTGGATCGGGGTATGTGGGTCTCGTCACCGGCGCCTGCTTCGCGGAAATGGGGAACGACGTCTATTGTGTCGATATTGATGAAAAGAAAATAGAAAACTTGAAAAAGGGGATACTGCCGATCTACGAACCCGGCCTCGAGGAGATCGTCAGGAGGAACTATTCCGGAGGGAGGCTCCAATTTACCACCGATATTAAAGAGGGGCTCGATGATTCGCTGTTCATGTTCATAGCGGTGGGTACGCCTCCGGACGAAGACGGTTCGGCCGACCTGCAGCACGTGCTCGCCGTCGCGCGCGATATCGGAAGGAAGATGGAGAAGTACGTAATAATAGTGAACAAATCGACCGTCCCCGTGGGAACGGCCGACAGGGTGCGGGAGGCCGTGCGCGATGAACTGACGAAGCGCGGCCGCGCCGAGCTCGAGTTCGATGTGGTGTCCAATCCCGAGTTCCTGAAGGAAGGTGCGGCCATCGATGACTTCATGCGGCCCGACCGCATCATCGTCGGCACCGACAACGTGCGCACCGGCGAGCTTATCAAGGAACTCTACGCCCCGTTCGTCCGCAACGGCCACCCGGTCTTCATCATGGGTGTGCGCTCGGCCGAGCTCACCAAGTACGCGGCCAACGCCATGCTCGCAACGCGCATAAGCTTCATGAACGAGCTCTCGCGCCTCTGCGAAATAAGCGGCGCCGACATCGAAAGCATCCGGCAGGGAATCGGTTCGGACACGCGCATCGGCATGTCGTTTTTGTACGCCGGCCTCGGATACGGCGGATCGTGCTTCCCCAAGGACGTGAAGGCGCTCATACGGACATCAAAGGAATTCGGCCTCGATGCCAGGGTGCTCATGGCGGTGGAGGAGATCAACCGCGAACAACGCTTACTCTTCGCGGATAAGATCAGGCAGTATTTCAACGGCGATATAAAGGGGAAGACCTTCGCGGTATGGGGGCTGTCATTCAAGCCGCAGACGGACGACATGCGCGAGGCGCCGGCGATCGATATAATCGGCGAGCTGCGCAAGAGCGGCGCGAAGTTCAGGGCCCACGACCCGGTGGCGATGGAATTGGCGAAATCGATTATTGGCGAGAAGGGCGTCGAGTACATGACCAATTATTACGACGCGCTCGAAGGCGCCGATGCGCTGCTCCTTCTTACGGAATGGAACCAGTTCCGCAGGCCCGACTACGTCAGGATGAAGTCGCTGTTAAAACAGCCGCTGATATTCGACGGGCGCAACCAGTACGACCCGGCCAAGATGAAGGAACTCGGCTTCACCTACTACTGCATCGGGCGGCCGTAA
- a CDS encoding DUF4349 domain-containing protein gives MKRSIAIIALCVFYAFPAPAANGAFTQEYFYGMFAAEREKAIARLRSFAAENNGYVKFYSNAKVVLRMPAERVQRIRDVILDTGYIGDERLQRTDVGESLLDLRTRLKTKESLLASLYKIFEDAQVQQTLEVEKELGKVVTEIENIKGRIAYLEDRVSLAEVTVSINTQPGAKKDAPGTRSRWDWVNSLGIEGLVSPGGWR, from the coding sequence ATGAAACGTTCGATCGCGATAATCGCGCTGTGCGTTTTCTATGCGTTTCCCGCTCCGGCGGCGAATGGCGCGTTCACGCAGGAATATTTTTACGGAATGTTCGCCGCGGAAAGGGAGAAGGCGATCGCTCGCCTGCGCTCGTTCGCCGCGGAAAACAACGGGTACGTGAAATTTTACTCCAATGCGAAGGTGGTTTTACGCATGCCCGCCGAGCGCGTGCAGCGCATACGCGACGTTATACTCGACACGGGGTATATCGGCGACGAGCGCCTGCAGCGCACCGACGTGGGCGAGTCGCTCCTCGACCTGCGCACCAGGTTGAAGACGAAGGAGTCGCTCCTGGCGAGCCTCTATAAAATCTTCGAGGACGCGCAGGTTCAGCAGACGCTCGAGGTCGAGAAGGAGCTCGGAAAGGTCGTAACGGAAATCGAGAACATAAAGGGAAGGATCGCCTATCTCGAAGACAGGGTTTCGCTCGCCGAGGTGACGGTCTCGATCAATACCCAGCCGGGCGCGAAAAAAGACGCTCCGGGCACTCGTTCGCGCTGGGACTGGGTCAATTCCCTCGGGATAGAGGGCCTTGTGTCCCCCGGGGGGTGGCGATGA
- a CDS encoding iron-containing alcohol dehydrogenase produces the protein MFLPDYYEFCARVKTVAGHRALDKIPSMLSSLGVARPMIITDRGVSGAGLIKMVNSAMKGSKAKVSAVYDEVPPDSEYTIVNAAAKLYRSRKCDSIIAVGGGSVLDTAKGVNILVSLGGANILDYEGAGAVKRKLKPMIAIPTTSGTGSEVTVVAVIADHKKKVKIPFTSYFLLPDIALLDSRMTKTLPPFLTAPTAMDAMTHACEAYYCLAKNPLSDAMALTAIRLISGNILNVIKKPGDLQGRLDLANGAILAGMAFSNSMVGMVHNLGHATGGACAVPHGVCMSLFLPYGLEYNMHKRAKEIGELLFALAGPEVYAATPAKLRPEKTIEYIRKLNQDLHDATGGRHARFLKEIVDREGRRMVPKEKLADIARTAQGDGAKIYNPEEINYDDALMVLEHAYEGTPLNRRKIRKG, from the coding sequence ATGTTTCTTCCAGATTATTATGAATTCTGTGCAAGGGTAAAAACGGTCGCCGGTCACAGGGCGCTCGACAAGATACCTTCAATGCTGTCGTCCCTCGGTGTGGCCAGACCGATGATCATCACCGACAGGGGCGTTTCGGGGGCCGGCCTCATCAAGATGGTAAACAGCGCGATGAAGGGATCGAAGGCCAAAGTCAGCGCGGTCTACGACGAGGTGCCGCCTGATTCCGAGTACACGATCGTCAACGCGGCGGCGAAGCTCTATCGTTCCAGAAAGTGCGATTCGATCATCGCTGTGGGCGGAGGCTCGGTGCTCGACACGGCCAAGGGCGTGAACATACTCGTTTCGCTCGGCGGGGCCAATATCCTCGATTACGAGGGCGCGGGAGCGGTCAAGCGGAAGCTAAAGCCGATGATCGCGATACCGACCACATCGGGGACCGGCTCCGAGGTGACGGTTGTCGCCGTCATAGCCGATCACAAAAAAAAGGTAAAGATACCCTTTACCTCGTATTTTCTGCTTCCCGATATCGCGCTCCTTGACTCTCGCATGACGAAAACGCTGCCGCCGTTTCTTACGGCACCGACCGCCATGGACGCGATGACGCACGCATGCGAGGCGTATTACTGCCTGGCCAAAAATCCGCTGAGCGACGCGATGGCGCTGACCGCCATACGTCTTATAAGCGGCAATATCCTGAATGTTATAAAGAAGCCGGGCGACCTGCAGGGACGGCTCGACCTGGCAAACGGAGCGATCCTTGCCGGAATGGCGTTTTCAAACTCGATGGTTGGCATGGTCCACAACCTCGGCCACGCGACCGGCGGAGCCTGCGCCGTGCCGCACGGCGTGTGCATGAGTCTTTTCCTGCCATATGGCCTCGAGTACAATATGCACAAGCGGGCCAAAGAAATCGGCGAACTGCTGTTCGCGCTTGCCGGCCCCGAGGTGTACGCGGCGACTCCGGCAAAACTGCGCCCGGAGAAGACCATAGAATACATTCGAAAGCTCAATCAGGACCTTCACGACGCGACGGGCGGCCGGCACGCGCGCTTTCTGAAAGAGATCGTCGACCGCGAGGGGAGGCGGATGGTGCCGAAGGAGAAGCTCGCGGACATAGCGCGTACCGCCCAGGGCGACGGCGCCAAGATCTATAATCCGGAGGAGATCAATTACGACGACGCGCTCATGGTCCTCGAGCACGCATACGAGGGGACGCCTTTGAATAGAAGGAAAATCAGAAAGGGATGA
- a CDS encoding UDP-glucuronic acid decarboxylase family protein: MDERGAPAGSGRRVLVAGGAGFIGSHLCDALVAAGNTVLCVDNFHTGAKRNIERLLDHDAFELHHHDIVHPLYFAADQVYNLACPASPVHYQSNPVKTIKTNVIGTINLLGLARRVMARILQASTSEVYGDPESHPQSESYWGRVNPIGPRACYDEGKRCAEALCVEYHRQNAVDIRIARIFNTYGPRMHPGDGRVVSNFIVGALRGEALTVYGDGTQSRSFCYVDDMVKGLVALMNHGERFTGPVNLGNPEEISIGELAALIVELAGSRSRLEYRPLPEDDPVRRRPDISRAERIIGWRPSMMLEDGLKKTIDYFDELLSNNS, from the coding sequence GTGGATGAGCGGGGCGCGCCGGCGGGATCGGGACGGCGGGTCCTCGTTGCGGGGGGTGCGGGATTTATCGGTTCGCACCTCTGCGACGCGCTTGTCGCGGCGGGAAACACCGTATTGTGCGTCGACAACTTCCATACCGGCGCGAAGCGAAACATCGAGCGCCTCCTGGACCACGACGCGTTCGAACTCCACCACCACGATATCGTCCATCCGCTCTATTTCGCGGCCGACCAGGTGTACAACCTGGCCTGCCCCGCATCACCGGTCCATTACCAGTCCAATCCGGTCAAGACAATCAAGACGAATGTTATCGGCACCATCAACCTCCTCGGACTCGCCAGGCGCGTGATGGCGAGGATACTGCAGGCGTCCACAAGCGAGGTTTACGGGGACCCCGAATCGCATCCCCAGTCGGAGTCGTACTGGGGCCGGGTAAATCCCATAGGCCCGCGCGCCTGTTACGACGAGGGCAAGCGGTGCGCAGAGGCGCTCTGCGTGGAGTACCATCGCCAGAATGCCGTCGATATACGGATTGCGCGCATTTTCAACACCTACGGCCCACGCATGCATCCGGGCGACGGACGCGTGGTGAGCAACTTCATCGTCGGCGCGCTACGCGGCGAGGCGCTTACCGTTTACGGCGACGGTACGCAGAGCAGGTCTTTCTGTTACGTCGATGACATGGTTAAGGGCCTGGTGGCCCTGATGAACCACGGGGAAAGATTTACCGGCCCGGTGAACCTGGGGAATCCCGAGGAGATCAGCATCGGCGAACTCGCCGCGCTTATAGTCGAACTTGCGGGTTCGCGTTCTCGCCTGGAATACCGGCCCCTTCCCGAGGACGATCCCGTTCGGCGGCGGCCTGACATCTCCCGGGCCGAAAGAATAATCGGCTGGAGACCCTCGATGATGCTGGAAGACGGTTTGAAAAAAACGATTGATTATTTCGACGAACTGCTGTCCAACAATAGCTGA
- the mgtE gene encoding magnesium transporter: protein MKNPILVPELRELLRKKRFAILKQFIDEHHEREIAEYLALLRPDEILKILNLTGLYKRAEIFSYLDMDVQVELVSGESKKNIADLLMQMSPDDRADLFQHLKKGVADKLLLLLPLNERLDVIRLTSYLEETAGAIMTTDYATLLETDRVELAIKKLRREAPSKETIYYSYVTDGSGRLIGFISLRNLILARPRQRVESVMKRDIIFARVDDDQEKAARLIAEYDLIALPIVDHNERLVGIITHDDAMDIIRDEQTEDMERLMAISGSVEDRPYLDIPAFTHFKKRVVWVAILAVLGLVSGFIIEGFQHTLEKLIILTFYMPLLNSTGGNTGSQSATVVLRAIALNQLFPKDVGKVILKEFAVSVMLCVCLGALAYGRVLLLSDPADIPPHFKLGSIAAVISIALSVQVLWSTVFGAMIPIIAIKLKLDPAVISSPTLSTLVDMGGITIYFTIAKFVLGI from the coding sequence ATGAAAAACCCCATCCTGGTACCCGAACTCAGGGAGCTCTTGAGGAAGAAGCGCTTCGCCATTTTAAAGCAATTCATCGACGAGCACCATGAGAGGGAAATCGCCGAATATCTCGCGCTGCTGCGGCCGGACGAAATACTGAAGATATTGAATCTCACCGGGCTCTACAAGCGCGCGGAGATCTTCAGTTATCTCGACATGGACGTGCAGGTTGAGCTCGTTTCCGGCGAGTCGAAGAAAAATATCGCAGATCTCCTCATGCAGATGTCGCCGGACGACCGCGCGGACCTCTTTCAGCACCTCAAGAAGGGCGTGGCCGACAAGCTGCTCCTTCTCCTTCCGCTAAACGAGCGGCTCGATGTAATCAGGCTGACCTCGTACCTCGAGGAAACCGCCGGGGCCATCATGACCACCGATTACGCGACGCTCCTGGAGACCGACCGGGTGGAACTGGCGATCAAGAAGCTTCGCAGGGAAGCCCCTTCCAAGGAAACAATTTACTACAGTTACGTCACCGACGGCAGCGGGAGACTCATCGGCTTTATCTCGCTTCGAAACCTCATTCTGGCGCGGCCCCGCCAGCGCGTGGAAAGCGTAATGAAGCGCGACATTATTTTCGCGCGCGTCGACGATGATCAGGAAAAGGCCGCGCGACTCATCGCCGAATACGATCTTATCGCGCTTCCGATCGTTGATCATAACGAGCGGCTGGTCGGCATAATCACCCACGACGACGCGATGGACATTATACGCGACGAGCAGACCGAGGACATGGAGCGCCTCATGGCCATCAGCGGCAGCGTCGAGGACAGGCCCTATCTCGATATTCCGGCGTTCACACACTTCAAGAAACGCGTGGTGTGGGTCGCGATTCTCGCCGTTCTCGGACTGGTTTCGGGATTTATAATTGAGGGATTCCAGCACACGCTGGAGAAGCTCATCATCCTGACCTTCTATATGCCGCTTCTCAATTCAACCGGAGGAAACACCGGCTCCCAGTCGGCGACTGTTGTGCTTCGCGCGATAGCGCTCAACCAACTCTTCCCGAAAGACGTCGGCAAGGTGATATTGAAGGAGTTCGCCGTGAGCGTCATGCTCTGCGTCTGCCTCGGAGCGCTGGCGTATGGACGGGTGCTCCTGCTGTCGGACCCGGCCGACATACCCCCGCATTTTAAGCTGGGAAGCATTGCCGCCGTCATCTCGATAGCACTCTCGGTGCAGGTGCTGTGGTCGACTGTTTTTGGCGCAATGATCCCGATCATCGCGATCAAGCTGAAGCTTGATCCGGCGGTGATATCGAGTCCGACGCTTTCAACTCTCGTCGACATGGGGGGGATTACCATCTATTTTACCATCGCGAAATTCGTCCTGGGAATATAG
- a CDS encoding TatD family hydrolase: MRLVDVHCHLESDVFGDRLDSVISAAKGAGIVKLITSSIVPEEWTLSESIAGRYDEVEFALGIHPWYGKEEDEERIADLAHAPGRGAVAIGEIGLDKKTLAIPMELQKRLFVRQLTMAREINLPVIVHCRGAFDELHVYLKKIGLPARGGVIHSYSGGVETAVEFMKYGFSFSFGGVLTYRNSRKREAVLAAIYPDHFMLETDSPDIPPVEAGDAPNVPANILYNLRAAAEILGESEERVAAVTTANAARMFGFSLD; the protein is encoded by the coding sequence ATGCGCCTGGTCGACGTACACTGCCATCTCGAGAGCGATGTATTCGGCGACCGGCTTGACTCCGTCATCTCCGCGGCGAAAGGCGCCGGGATCGTAAAGCTCATTACCTCGTCAATCGTACCGGAGGAATGGACGCTTTCGGAATCCATCGCCGGCCGGTACGATGAGGTCGAGTTCGCTCTGGGCATCCACCCCTGGTACGGAAAAGAGGAGGACGAGGAGCGTATCGCCGATCTCGCGCACGCTCCCGGGCGGGGCGCCGTCGCCATCGGCGAGATCGGGCTGGACAAAAAGACCCTCGCGATACCCATGGAGCTTCAGAAACGTCTGTTTGTGCGCCAGCTGACCATGGCGCGCGAAATCAATCTCCCCGTAATCGTCCACTGCCGCGGCGCCTTCGACGAACTGCACGTGTATTTAAAAAAGATCGGCTTACCCGCGCGCGGGGGAGTCATCCACTCGTATTCGGGCGGCGTCGAGACCGCCGTGGAATTCATGAAATACGGTTTCAGCTTCTCGTTCGGCGGTGTGCTCACCTACCGCAACAGCAGGAAGAGGGAAGCGGTGCTTGCGGCCATATACCCGGACCATTTCATGCTCGAAACCGACAGTCCGGACATTCCGCCCGTTGAGGCCGGGGACGCACCCAATGTGCCCGCCAACATACTGTACAACCTCAGGGCCGCCGCGGAAATACTCGGTGAAAGTGAGGAGCGCGTCGCCGCGGTGACGACCGCGAACGCCGCGCGTATGTTCGGATTTTCGCTGGATTGA
- a CDS encoding secondary thiamine-phosphate synthase enzyme YjbQ, producing the protein MKSLTEHLVFTTKKKRDYINITVKVEELVKKSGVQEGLCLVNAMHITASVFINDNESGLIQDFDDFLEGLAPHEPISRYRHNRTGEDNGDAHIKRTIMGREVVVAITKGGLDFGPWEQIFYGEFDGQRPKRVMVKIIGE; encoded by the coding sequence ATGAAATCACTCACCGAGCATCTCGTCTTTACAACGAAGAAAAAAAGGGACTACATCAACATCACCGTGAAGGTTGAAGAGCTGGTAAAAAAGAGCGGAGTTCAGGAGGGATTGTGCCTGGTTAACGCCATGCATATCACCGCCTCTGTCTTCATCAACGACAATGAAAGCGGGCTTATCCAGGACTTCGACGACTTTCTTGAGGGCCTCGCCCCCCACGAACCGATAAGCCGCTACCGCCACAACCGCACCGGCGAGGACAACGGCGACGCGCATATCAAGCGCACCATCATGGGACGCGAGGTGGTGGTCGCGATCACAAAGGGCGGGCTCGACTTCGGTCCGTGGGAGCAGATCTTCTACGGGGAGTTTGACGGACAGCGTCCAAAACGCGTAATGGTCAAGATCATCGGGGAATGA